Genomic DNA from Treponema pectinovorum:
TTGCATGTCGAGCAAAATCTGTGCTTCCCTTTTAAAACGCTCGCGAACAGTTGCATTATTTCGTATCGTAAGCTTTTTTAAAATTACAAGTCGCTTTAATGAAGGATGAACCGCTTTATAGACTGCGCCCATTCCGCCCTTAGCCAAAAGCCCCATAATCTTATACTTACCAATTATTTCAGGAATTTTTTCTGCCATAACTTATTCCTCTTTTAGAACGCTTAAAATATCGGTTTCTGGATTAAATTTTTGAAAAGGCCGAACAAAAGCGATGTTTTCCATATTGGGATTATGAATTTGAATGAATTTTCCCCTCTGCCTTAAAGCATATCGTTGAACAACAGGTCTGTGCCCTGCAAGCCAAACCACTTTTGCACAATCTTTCCCAACAAGATTTTTAATCGATTTAGAGACGGAACCAACTTGCGCTTTGCCGTTTGCAGTCCACGTCAAAGCAAGAACAACTTCAGGATTGTCTCTAAAATTTATTATTTTCGTTTTATTTAGAACAAAGGCGGGTTCGGCATGGCTTACAACAAGATTTGGAAAAACCGCACACAAAGGGAGCGAATGCTCAAAACAACTCCACATGTAGATAAGCGCATCGTCATATTTTTCGCGCATAAAATTGTAAAACATTTCGCCTTCCAAAGCCATCTTGTAAAAAGAATGATTTCCACGCCCCTCTTCGTTTAAGATATTTTCGTGATTCCCTTTTAAACAGTGAAAATTTCCCGGAAAAGCAAGCTTTAACTTCATAACGATTTGAACAGTCTTTAAATTTTCAATCATCTCTTCGCACATGGGCTCGCTGGTTGGGTTTCCATCTTTAAATGCCGCATACGCTTTTTTCCATCTTGAATAAGCCCTAACCTCAGAATGAAACAAATCTCCGACGCAAATCACATAGATAAGATTTTTTTCCAAAGCCTGTAAAACAGACATCTTTTTGCAATCAACATCTATTTTAAAGTCTAGAATGTGCATTAAAAAATAAAACCGTGCGTGAATATCAGGAATAACTATAACAGGAAGATTTTTGCTTTCTTTACAAAAATTTAAAAGTCCTCCAGAAAGTTTTTTTTGCGTTCGCTCACGAGGACGATAGGAAGAATCTTCGTTTTCGAGCAGATTAACGCAGGCAGAAGATAAATCCATAAGCACAGAATAATCTGGAAGAAAGTTTGAATTGCAAATATCGAGAAGATTTTCTCTTAAAGACACAGCAAAACCTAAGAAATGATGAGATTTACAGAACCGATTGTAATTTTATCGTTCGCGTTCAATTTTACGTATTTGTCGTTGGGAATTCGCTTTCCGTTTATAAAAGTTCCGTTTGTGGAATTTTCATCTTTAATAAAAAAGACATCTTTAATCTTTTGAATCGAAGCGTGAACTCTGCTAGCCAATTTGTTGTCAACAACTATGCTGCAATCTGGCGAGCGACCGATAGTCATTTTCGCAACGAGATTAATCTTTTTTTTGTTGAACATAAGGTAAGAAACCTGCTGAGAATCTGCAATTTTTTCCAAATGCTGCCCAACAGGAGAATCTGTAACAATCGTAGTGTCTTGCATAAATCAATTATACAGTCTTGAAACAAAAAACTTCAAGCATGAAATTTTGCAATAGTAACAACAGTGCAAATTTTTGCAATATCCCAAAAATCAAAAATAAGGCAAATCGGATTTTTCAATAAAAAGTTCAATAACAAAGGCTTTATTTGACTTATAAAATCGGCAACATTACATTTTTTATGTTGAAAATACGCAAAAGTAAAAAATACATAAAATGTGCATTAGGAACTTTTGCAATATTTTCAAAAAATCTCAAATCAAATTAAAATTTTAAGGACAAAAAGGAAGAAACTATGAAAATGCGTTATATAATCAGTGTTCTTACCGCAATGCTTGCATTTGGAGCGTGCAGCACAGCACAAAATTACAAAAAAATAAGCGCGGAAGAAGGCAATAAACTTCTTAAAGGACAAGAAAAGGTGATATTGGTAGATGTGCGCACAAAAAGCGAATACGAAACAGGCCACATTCCAGGAGCAATCTTAATTCCAAACGAAGAAATAAAATCAACTCGTCCAAAAGAACTGCCAAATTTAGACACCAAAATAATAATCTACTGCCGCTCAGGAAGAAGAAGCGCAGTCGCCGCAAAAAAACTCAGTTCAATGGGCTACAAAAATATCTTAGACATGGGCGGAATTTTAGACTGGCCATACGAAATAGAAAAATAAAAAATCAGATTTTTTATACGGGCACATCTTAAGCCATTCAGAAGAGAACGGCTTAAGACCGCGCTTTACAGGGTTGCGCTTTCGCTCCAGCCTCCTCGCTCGCTTTAGCTCGCTGCGGTGGCCGCTACGCGCCCTTACAATCGCTTGTGCAGATTTAGGCACAAATACATAAAAAATGAGACTGGGCAGGTTCGAACTGCCGACCCTCTGCTTAGAAGGCAGATGCTCTAATCCAGCTGAGCTACAGTCTCATATTTGGATAATATAACAAATTGCATGATTTTAAGCAATCGAAAAACTAAAAAATATTTATAGAAGGCTTTTCTTAAAGTTTATATTTAACCTTAAAATTTAGATTTTAAGTTAAAACTCGCTTACAAATTAACTGCTAGGCAAAATAAAAAAAGCTAAAGCATTTTCTTTTACTTTAGCCTTTTTTTGGTTATTTATAAAACCTATAACTTTTTAAGTCCACAAATCACTTACTAATTTTCATTAAGCCATTTTTGCCATTGCTTTTCACCCTTATCGAGCGTGGTGATTCTATCTATCCATTTATCTATATTGATAATAGACTTTTTTACTGCATAGTTTATAAGGTACGGATAATTGTTTTCTTCTTCGTTTTCTTCATAGATATTCTTTTGATAACGAATTCCATAGGTAATCATTTCATTGTTCGGATTGTTGTTATCTGCAATATAAATTGCAATAATATTTTCATCTCCATCAAATGCAGCACCCCAAAGTGTTATAGCGTGCAAATTCCCACGTCCATCGCGCGTATCTAATCCTATCGCTTTTTTAGAATTGAATGCTTCTTTTAAAATTCTTTCAAACTCTTTCTTTGAGTGAGGTGTCTCTACATTCACGATATTATTATCTTTACTGAAAACTTTATCAAAATATTTTGGACTTGGGATTCCCTTAAATGGGCTGTTAGCAGATGAAAATAAAAATCCTTCAAGACCGTTTCTAATCTCGTTTCCGCTATTTACACAATTGCGTCTGAATAAAGCCGCAATTTTACTTTTCTCGTATTCTTGGTCATCTTGCAATCCTTTCGTATATGAAAAATCGTAGGTAGAGCCGTATTTATTTTTGTATCTATTTATTAACTCTTTGTTTTGCTCACCCCACCAATGCAGCATATTGCTCGCAGTCATTGCCCAACACATATTGGAGTCAGAGCCTTGATAGCAATAAGGAGCCATAGTAGCATGCATTACAAATTTCAGTTTTCGCACATTGAAGAACGTTGTATCTGAATTTTCTTCCCACACAGAGACATAATCAGAATTGTAGTAGAGCGTCTGTCCACCTTCTTGTAATGGAGCTCCATCCTCGCCCAGAACAGGAACCTTTTCTCCATTATTCGGCTTTTCGACTCCAGAAACCCATTTTGTTGTCACAGTAGGATTCTCGTTTGCTTTTTGCTCAAGTTTCACTGTTAAGTCTTTTTTATCGTCGCCCTTGACGTATTGATTTGTGCTTTTGTCTATGAACTTTATATCCGCAGTTCTAGCCCACACTGTTTTGTTTTGAGAAACGTTTAGTTTTATCGTATCTTCAGCAGGATTTGAGGAGTCTTTACTGACAAAACTTATCCACTTTGAGCCGCCTTTCACAACATCTAGCTCATAGTTCAATTTTCCGTTGAGCGTTTCTAGTTTAAACGTAACTTCCCCACCGTTGCTTTCGCACAAAGCAGGAATCGTTTTTATTTTTATCGAAGGTTTTTGTGTTATCTTAAATTTTATAATTTTTTTGACTTCAGAATTGGACACAGATTCAACAGTCACCTCTGCATCGCCTTCTTTTGAGCCTTCTACAGTTTTATCATTTACAGAAATATAGTCCGGAGCATTGTTAGTAATGCGGACATATTTATTTGTAGCGTTGTCAGGTTTTACTTTTGCATTGATTTTATATTCTTGACCAATACCCAACTCAATCGGCTGCGCAGGAAGCGGCGGGTCAAATTCAATGCCAGTAACGGCAACTTCGGCTTCTGTTACGGTCACGTTTACAGTTTTTGTGATGCCATCTGCGGCGGTTATCGTCAGTGCCGCAGCACCGACTTTCTTTGCGGTAATCAAACCGTTTGTATCAACAGATGCAATATCTTTATGGTCGGAAGAATATGTCAGAGTTTTATCGGTTGCGTTATCAGGCTTGACTGTGGCGTTAAGCCGATGAGTTCTGCCTTTTACAATAGAAATATTTTCGTCAGTAGAAGGAACGGCAATTTCCGTTACGTTTATGCGTGCCGCAGTTACGGTTACGCTTATCGTTTTAGAAACGCCATCTGCCGCTTTTAGCGTGATAGACGCAGTTCCGACAGACTTTGCAAAGATGAGCCCTTTTTCATTGACAGCGGCAATATTTTTATCGCTTGAAGAATATGAAATTTTCTTATCGGTCGCATTTTCAGGCAATACAGTTGCCTCAATTTGATATTTCGTATCTTTTACCAAAGAAATAGGATTTGTAAGATTTTTTATAGAAATATCTTGTACCTTAACAACCTTAGCCTCAGAAGAATCATTTTGCTCGTAATTATCCTTACATGAAGAAAGCAAAATACCAATAAACATAGCATAAATAAAAAATTTGTTTCTCATGAATTTATCCTTAAGTATTTTTTCAAATAATCTATTATCATTTTTATTTAGTCAACATCTTATATAGGAGATATATTAACAACTAATAGAATTTTATCTGTAAAAACAATACATTTTTTTGCATAAATAAATTTTATTTTTTTTACGCTTAAGGAGGCATAGTAAAGAATTATAGCCCCGATTGTAGTGGCTTGCCGGAGGCAAGTTGCATAGTGAGCACTCCTGTGCGAACGAAGCAATGAAGCGATAGCGCAACCACGAAAAGCGGGTATTTTTTAGTGGCATTTGCCTAAAAAAAGAGCATACCATTTTTTTATGATATGCTCCTAAATTGTTTTATAAAAGACTTTTACTTAAAACTAGCGTTTTAATGAAAGAACTGTTTCTAAAAGCGTGTCAGCAGTTTGGATTGTTTTTGCGTTAGATTGGAATCCACGCTGGGTTACTATCATATCTGTAAATTGTTCAGAAAGGTCTACGTTTGACATTTCCAGCGCTCCTGCAAGAAGGCTTCCCTTGCCTGCAATTCCAGATGCTCCTATATTTGCAAGTCCTGAGTTATTACTTTGAACATATGTATTGTCGCCTGCCTTTTCAAGTCCGTTCTGATTTGTAAAGGTTGCAAGCGCGAGTTGTCCTAAAGTTCTGTTTGTTCCGTTTGAATATACTCCAGTGATTATTCCCGATGAATCTATCTTAAAATTGTCGAGATAGCCCATTGTATAGCCGTCTTGATAGAATGCCTTTGTTGATGACTGCGATGCACTTTGAGTTACTGTATTTTTCTGGCTCCCGATTGTGCCAAGGTTTATGTTCATAGTCTGGCGGTAAGGAGTTCCGTCTGCATTTGGATTTGCTCCTGGAACTGTGTAACTTGCCTGTAGAATTATCTGACCTGCTGGATTTGTGATATTTCCTGCACTGTCCGTTACAGACTGTAAAGTTCCTGTGTTGTCAAAGTTTATAAGGAAAGCGTTTGACATTCCGTCTGTTGAGCCAAGTCCAACTCTTGTCTGTGTAAATTCTGCATTGTCTGCATCAACATTTACAGTTGCTTGCCACTGATTTGGATTTCCTGTGACACGAGTAAAATTTACAGAAAGGAGATGAGTATTTCCAAAACTGTCGTAAACTTTAAATTCTGTATTCCAAGTCCCCTTTGCTATATCTGCGGCGTTTGCGCCTTCTGGAATTTCTGGAGTATTCTTGTTCAAGTTGCAAGCAAAATTTACGAGGTTTGTTTCTTTTGCTGGGTCTTTTGAACCTACTGGTATAACTAAATCTTCTGGCGTTGCTGCTGTCTGCAAAACTGTTTCACCGTCTATTGTACGAGCCATCCAACCTTGAACACGAAAACCGTTTGCTGGGTTTACAAGTGTTCCATTTGAATCTAAAGAAAATGCGCCTGCACGAGTATAGTAGGATTTTTCACCATTTTTTTCCAAGAAAAAACCGTTTCCTTGAATTGCAACATCTGTTGCAACCCCTGTTGACTGCAAGTTTCCCTGTGTAAATACAGTATCTATAGAAGCAACTGTCATTCCAAGCCCAACTTCTTTAGGATTTACCCCACCCTTTTCTTCGGTTGGCTTTGCAGCTCCTGCGGTTTGCTGACTTATCATATCCTGAAAATTTACACGACCGCGTTTAAATCCCGTCGTATTTACGTTTGAAATGTTGTTTCCAATTACGTCCATCCTTGTCTGATGGTTTTGCAATCCTGAAACTCCTGAATAAAGTGATCTCATCATATATCTACCCTCGTGTTAATATCAGTTACCGTAAACTGTCTTTATTTGGTTCATGCTATAATACATTCCGTTTACCAAAACCTGTGGATTTGTACCTCGTGTCGCTCCTTCTACAAGTCCTGTTGCACTTGTATCGCCAAGGTCAAGTTCTACTGTTTTTCCAAGCATGGACTGTGCTTCGTTTGAAGAGATAAATTGTGACATCTTTTCAAAACTCTGGCTCATGTTTGTCATTTGCTCGAGAGAACTGAATTGCGCCATCTGTGCTATGAATTCAGTATTTTCAAGCGGATTTGTTGGATCTTGATTTGAAAGTTGTGCAATCAAAATTTTTAGAAAATCATCCTTGCCCAATTCATTACTGGCTTTACGTCCGTTTACAGTCAGCGTTTTGTTGAATGAATCAACTGCATTCTGTGTATAAAGTTTTTCAGATGCATTCATCTTAGCGGTAAAATCCATCTTTTTAGTTCTCCTGTGCATGTTTGTTCACCATGATGGCAAACCCTATAAAGAATTTCGGCATTTAAAACGCCTTGTTTAGAAAATTATGCAACAATATTTACTGAATATTTTGCACCACCCGTATATGAAACTTCGGAGGAAGTTTCAACCACTCCTTTTTCTGCGACGTACTCGCCATAAGTTGCATTTGCCCTAAATGACGATTGACTATCTTCTTGCCCATGACCGTAACCGCCTTGAGCAAATTGAGGGTTTTGATTGGAAAAATTCAAATTAAATTCGCCTGTTTGAAATCCGTTCGAAGCAAAAGCATTTTTTAACGATTCAAGGCTTTCTTTCATTGCCTCATACGCTTCCTGTGAGTGAACGGTTATAGAAGCAGAAATCATCTTTTCTGAAAGGTTGAGTGAAATTTTCACATTTCCAAGTTTTTCTGGATGCAAAATCAAATTGATGTTTCCCTGGTTGTTGTCTTTCAGAATGATGTTGCCCACTTTTACAAAATCCAAAGCATTTTCTTGGACAGCATTTGAAATCATATTCTGAAAATTCGAACTTGTTGCACTTGCAGTTTGGCTGTCGCTAGAAGTTATGTTTTGTTTAGAAAGTGCAGATAAGTCCAAACTCACCTGAAAATCTTTTTCGCCTTCTCTCTTATAAGAAAGATTGTAGTCTTTTTTAGAATTAACTTTTAAATTTTGGCTTTCTTCAATTTTGATTTTATTTTGAGTTCGTAAATCTGTAACATCAATTTTTAAATCTTTTTTGTGCTCTTTTAAAGGTTCAATTTTTTCTTTATCTTCGCTTTTTTTTGTGAGTTGCAAATTTTTGTTTTCTAAGTTTAATTCATCAAAATCGATTGCAAGATTTTCAATATTTTTTTCTGAATTTTGCAAAAACATAGAAGGATTTGCAACGGAAAGTTCTTGTGCCGTTTCTAAAAGTTCTTTTGAATCGGCTTCATGCGGAATAAAATCGATTACAGAATCTATCATCGAAGAAAAATCTTCTGATAAAATTTCATTCTGCTCAAAATCGGTTAAATTCGTGTTTCCGAGCCACAAAAACTGTTTTGCTGAAAGTTCAATATCATCTTTTGCATTTTTTTGAGAGAGAATTTTTGAATCTTCAACTTTTAAATCTTTAAAATCTTCAATCGCAAGTTGTTCTTCAATTTTTTGAGAATTTTCTTGTACTGCTACAGGATTTACTTGAGGAGTTTCGTTTTCTTTTAAAGAAAAATCACTTTCTTTTTTTGATTTTTCATCTTTTCCCAGATTAGATTTTTCTTTTTCAAGTCTTTTTGAATCTTCGCTTTCTAGTTCTTTTTTTACTTCTTTAAGTGCAACTTCAAAAGAGATTCCTTCATTAGTAAAAAACTTTGGAGAAGTTTCTTTTAAATTTGTTGCAGGTAAAATGTTTTCAAGAGCAACTACTTGCATTGGCAAGATCCTCCTTTTTTTAGCAAAATCGAAGAAATCAAGCCTTTTTTGAATTGACTGGAGCGATTAGTCCAAGGTTTCTGGTTTATTCGCCATCTTCCTTTGAATAATAGCCGCCCGTTCCGCAGGCATATTCATAAGCCAAACGGAAGTCATAGAAGTTTTTCTAGCAGCTTCCGCAAGTGCGTCGGTCTTTCGAAGGATGTCTATTACATCCTGATCGCTCATTCCCAAAAGTTGCTCTACAGCAGTTTTTGGTGGCATGCTTGTCA
This window encodes:
- a CDS encoding metallophosphoesterase, coding for MSLRENLLDICNSNFLPDYSVLMDLSSACVNLLENEDSSYRPRERTQKKLSGGLLNFCKESKNLPVIVIPDIHARFYFLMHILDFKIDVDCKKMSVLQALEKNLIYVICVGDLFHSEVRAYSRWKKAYAAFKDGNPTSEPMCEEMIENLKTVQIVMKLKLAFPGNFHCLKGNHENILNEEGRGNHSFYKMALEGEMFYNFMREKYDDALIYMWSCFEHSLPLCAVFPNLVVSHAEPAFVLNKTKIINFRDNPEVVLALTWTANGKAQVGSVSKSIKNLVGKDCAKVVWLAGHRPVVQRYALRQRGKFIQIHNPNMENIAFVRPFQKFNPETDILSVLKEE
- a CDS encoding FHA domain-containing protein, with translation MQDTTIVTDSPVGQHLEKIADSQQVSYLMFNKKKINLVAKMTIGRSPDCSIVVDNKLASRVHASIQKIKDVFFIKDENSTNGTFINGKRIPNDKYVKLNANDKITIGSVNLIIS
- a CDS encoding rhodanese-like domain-containing protein; the encoded protein is MKMRYIISVLTAMLAFGACSTAQNYKKISAEEGNKLLKGQEKVILVDVRTKSEYETGHIPGAILIPNEEIKSTRPKELPNLDTKIIIYCRSGRRSAVAAKKLSSMGYKNILDMGGILDWPYEIEK
- a CDS encoding IdeS/Mac family cysteine endopeptidase (This family includes IgM or IgG-cleaving cysteine proteases.), encoding MRNKFFIYAMFIGILLSSCKDNYEQNDSSEAKVVKVQDISIKNLTNPISLVKDTKYQIEATVLPENATDKKISYSSSDKNIAAVNEKGLIFAKSVGTASITLKAADGVSKTISVTVTAARINVTEIAVPSTDENISIVKGRTHRLNATVKPDNATDKTLTYSSDHKDIASVDTNGLITAKKVGAAALTITAADGITKTVNVTVTEAEVAVTGIEFDPPLPAQPIELGIGQEYKINAKVKPDNATNKYVRITNNAPDYISVNDKTVEGSKEGDAEVTVESVSNSEVKKIIKFKITQKPSIKIKTIPALCESNGGEVTFKLETLNGKLNYELDVVKGGSKWISFVSKDSSNPAEDTIKLNVSQNKTVWARTADIKFIDKSTNQYVKGDDKKDLTVKLEQKANENPTVTTKWVSGVEKPNNGEKVPVLGEDGAPLQEGGQTLYYNSDYVSVWEENSDTTFFNVRKLKFVMHATMAPYCYQGSDSNMCWAMTASNMLHWWGEQNKELINRYKNKYGSTYDFSYTKGLQDDQEYEKSKIAALFRRNCVNSGNEIRNGLEGFLFSSANSPFKGIPSPKYFDKVFSKDNNIVNVETPHSKKEFERILKEAFNSKKAIGLDTRDGRGNLHAITLWGAAFDGDENIIAIYIADNNNPNNEMITYGIRYQKNIYEENEEENNYPYLINYAVKKSIINIDKWIDRITTLDKGEKQWQKWLNEN
- the flgE gene encoding flagellar hook protein FlgE, which produces MMRSLYSGVSGLQNHQTRMDVIGNNISNVNTTGFKRGRVNFQDMISQQTAGAAKPTEEKGGVNPKEVGLGMTVASIDTVFTQGNLQSTGVATDVAIQGNGFFLEKNGEKSYYTRAGAFSLDSNGTLVNPANGFRVQGWMARTIDGETVLQTAATPEDLVIPVGSKDPAKETNLVNFACNLNKNTPEIPEGANAADIAKGTWNTEFKVYDSFGNTHLLSVNFTRVTGNPNQWQATVNVDADNAEFTQTRVGLGSTDGMSNAFLINFDNTGTLQSVTDSAGNITNPAGQIILQASYTVPGANPNADGTPYRQTMNINLGTIGSQKNTVTQSASQSSTKAFYQDGYTMGYLDNFKIDSSGIITGVYSNGTNRTLGQLALATFTNQNGLEKAGDNTYVQSNNSGLANIGASGIAGKGSLLAGALEMSNVDLSEQFTDMIVTQRGFQSNAKTIQTADTLLETVLSLKR
- the flgD gene encoding flagellar hook assembly protein FlgD, which encodes MDFTAKMNASEKLYTQNAVDSFNKTLTVNGRKASNELGKDDFLKILIAQLSNQDPTNPLENTEFIAQMAQFSSLEQMTNMSQSFEKMSQFISSNEAQSMLGKTVELDLGDTSATGLVEGATRGTNPQVLVNGMYYSMNQIKTVYGN
- a CDS encoding flagellar hook-length control protein FliK; translated protein: MQVVALENILPATNLKETSPKFFTNEGISFEVALKEVKKELESEDSKRLEKEKSNLGKDEKSKKESDFSLKENETPQVNPVAVQENSQKIEEQLAIEDFKDLKVEDSKILSQKNAKDDIELSAKQFLWLGNTNLTDFEQNEILSEDFSSMIDSVIDFIPHEADSKELLETAQELSVANPSMFLQNSEKNIENLAIDFDELNLENKNLQLTKKSEDKEKIEPLKEHKKDLKIDVTDLRTQNKIKIEESQNLKVNSKKDYNLSYKREGEKDFQVSLDLSALSKQNITSSDSQTASATSSNFQNMISNAVQENALDFVKVGNIILKDNNQGNINLILHPEKLGNVKISLNLSEKMISASITVHSQEAYEAMKESLESLKNAFASNGFQTGEFNLNFSNQNPQFAQGGYGHGQEDSQSSFRANATYGEYVAEKGVVETSSEVSYTGGAKYSVNIVA